One Halolamina litorea genomic window carries:
- a CDS encoding DNA methyltransferase → MQTHLSLAYDYRTPTPPDLDDDIRTPHALVETFLREYTDPGDTVFDPFAGYGTTLRVAERLDRTPYGLEYETDRVEYITEHVDAPANVRQGDVREFDGDWLPPIDCCFTSPPFMVRADHRNPFRNYTGESSYDQYLDDVEAAFGRVASVLAPGGHAVVDIVNMKYERRVTPLAWDVADRVGNVLDFEGEVVVAWESVAGDGPLDADRDASVADPTGGVYGYGYDHSYCLVFRNPEN, encoded by the coding sequence ATGCAGACCCATCTCTCACTGGCGTACGACTACCGGACGCCGACGCCACCCGACCTCGACGACGACATCCGGACGCCCCACGCGCTGGTCGAGACGTTCCTCCGGGAGTACACCGACCCCGGCGACACAGTTTTCGACCCGTTCGCGGGCTACGGCACTACGCTTCGGGTCGCCGAACGACTGGACCGGACACCGTACGGACTGGAGTACGAGACCGACCGTGTCGAGTACATCACCGAGCACGTCGACGCGCCGGCGAACGTCCGGCAGGGCGACGTCCGCGAGTTCGACGGCGACTGGCTCCCGCCGATCGACTGTTGTTTCACGTCGCCGCCGTTCATGGTGCGGGCCGACCACCGCAACCCGTTCCGGAACTACACGGGCGAGAGTAGCTACGACCAGTACCTCGACGACGTCGAGGCGGCGTTCGGCCGGGTCGCCTCGGTGCTCGCGCCGGGCGGCCACGCCGTCGTCGATATTGTCAACATGAAGTACGAGAGGCGGGTGACGCCGCTGGCGTGGGACGTGGCCGACCGCGTCGGGAACGTCCTCGACTTCGAGGGGGAGGTCGTCGTCGCGTGGGAGTCGGTGGCCGGCGACGGTCCCCTCGATGCCGACCGCGATGCCAGCGTGGCCGACCCCACCGGCGGCGTCTACGGCTACGGCTACGACCACTCGTACTGTCTGGTGTTCAGGAACCCCGAGAACTGA
- a CDS encoding 8-oxo-dGTP diphosphatase — protein MLDDDADELPAATLCHLVDGDDDDQPSGEDGRPAHDETLLIRKKRGVGSGQWVGPGGKVEPGETPRQCVVREVREEVGIDVLDPEKAGVFVYRSDDWDAVVHVFRATEYAGTPEETEEADPAWFPVDDLPLSEMWQTDREWLPVVLDGGTFRGRFVYSDGEPADVDVTFGVDVRDN, from the coding sequence GTGCTCGATGACGACGCCGACGAACTGCCCGCAGCGACGCTGTGTCACCTCGTCGACGGGGACGACGACGATCAGCCGAGCGGCGAGGACGGTCGGCCGGCCCACGACGAGACGCTGCTCATCCGGAAGAAACGCGGCGTCGGGAGTGGACAGTGGGTCGGCCCCGGCGGCAAAGTCGAACCGGGCGAGACGCCCCGACAGTGTGTGGTCCGCGAGGTGCGCGAGGAAGTCGGTATCGACGTGCTCGACCCCGAGAAGGCCGGCGTCTTCGTCTACCGCTCTGACGACTGGGACGCCGTCGTTCACGTGTTCCGCGCGACCGAGTACGCGGGCACGCCGGAGGAGACCGAGGAGGCCGACCCCGCGTGGTTCCCCGTCGACGATCTTCCCCTCTCGGAGATGTGGCAGACCGACCGCGAGTGGCTGCCCGTCGTCCTCGACGGCGGGACGTTCCGCGGGCGGTTCGTCTACAGCGATGGGGAGCCGGCGGATGTCGACGTGACGTTCGGTGTCGACGTTCGCGACAACTGA
- a CDS encoding beta-CASP ribonuclease aCPSF1, with protein sequence MSQVDTQLEELKREIEAEIPSTISITDVKYEGPELVVYTRDPKEFAGDGNLVRQLASKLRKRITVRPDPQVLSRPREAREKVMEVIPEDAGVSDLDFHEDTGEVVIEAQKPGMVIGRHGSTLREITREVGWTPEVVRTPPIESSTVSNVRNFLKQERQERREILERVGRQIHREEMQDEQWVRITTLGCCREVGRAAFIVNTAETRVLVDCGDKPGAEGEVPYLQIPEALGAGAQNLDAVVLTHAHLDHSALIPLLFKYGYDGPIYCTEPTRDLMGLLTLDYLDVASKEGRTPPYESAQVREAIKHCIPLEYGDVTDIAPDLKLTFHNAGHILGSAVSHFHVGDGLYNVCFSGDIHYEDTRLFNGAVNDFPRVEALVMESTYGGRNDYQTDQEDSERKLIEAINEVHDKGGKVLIPAFAVGRSQEIMLVIEEAMRTGKIPEMPVHLDGMIWEATAIHTTYPEYLRDDLQDRIFHEDENPFLADQFNHIDGGEEERQEVADEGPAIILSTSGMVTGGPIMSWLRHLGSDPDSTLTFVGYQAQGTLGRRIQNGWDEIPVSDFGSDRSGRGSTLTLEMDVNTVDGFSGHADREGLMNFVRNMSPRPEKVLCVHGDESSVQDFSSALYHEFNMRTFAPKNLETFRFK encoded by the coding sequence ATGAGTCAAGTAGATACGCAACTCGAGGAGTTGAAACGTGAGATCGAGGCAGAGATCCCCAGTACGATCTCGATTACCGACGTGAAGTACGAGGGCCCGGAGCTCGTGGTCTACACCCGGGACCCGAAGGAGTTCGCCGGCGACGGCAACCTGGTGCGACAGCTCGCGTCGAAGCTGCGAAAGCGCATCACCGTCCGCCCGGACCCGCAGGTACTCTCACGGCCCCGCGAAGCCCGTGAGAAGGTCATGGAGGTCATCCCGGAGGACGCCGGCGTCTCCGATCTTGACTTCCACGAGGACACCGGCGAGGTCGTCATCGAGGCCCAGAAGCCCGGCATGGTCATCGGCCGCCACGGCTCCACGCTCCGGGAGATCACCCGGGAAGTGGGCTGGACCCCCGAGGTCGTCCGCACGCCGCCGATCGAGTCCTCGACGGTCTCGAACGTCCGGAACTTCCTCAAACAGGAACGGCAGGAGCGCCGCGAGATCCTCGAACGGGTCGGCCGACAGATCCACCGCGAGGAGATGCAGGACGAGCAGTGGGTCCGCATCACCACGCTCGGCTGCTGTCGCGAGGTCGGCCGCGCGGCGTTCATCGTCAACACCGCGGAGACGCGCGTGCTGGTCGACTGCGGCGACAAGCCCGGCGCCGAGGGCGAGGTGCCGTACCTCCAGATCCCCGAGGCGCTGGGCGCCGGCGCCCAGAACCTCGACGCGGTCGTACTGACCCACGCCCACCTCGACCACTCCGCGCTGATCCCGCTCCTGTTCAAGTACGGCTACGACGGCCCCATCTACTGCACCGAGCCGACCCGTGACCTGATGGGCCTGCTGACGCTCGACTACCTCGACGTGGCGTCGAAGGAGGGTCGCACGCCGCCCTACGAGTCCGCACAGGTGCGCGAGGCAATCAAGCACTGCATCCCGCTCGAGTACGGCGACGTGACCGACATCGCGCCCGACCTCAAGCTCACCTTCCACAACGCGGGCCACATCCTCGGCTCGGCGGTGAGTCACTTCCACGTCGGCGACGGGCTCTACAACGTCTGTTTCTCGGGGGACATCCACTACGAGGACACCCGGCTGTTCAACGGCGCCGTCAACGACTTCCCCAGAGTGGAGGCGCTCGTGATGGAGTCGACCTACGGCGGGCGCAACGACTACCAGACCGACCAGGAGGACTCGGAGCGAAAGCTCATCGAAGCGATCAACGAGGTCCACGACAAGGGGGGGAAGGTGCTGATCCCCGCCTTCGCCGTGGGTCGGTCACAGGAGATCATGCTGGTCATCGAGGAGGCGATGCGGACCGGCAAGATTCCGGAGATGCCCGTCCACCTCGACGGGATGATCTGGGAGGCGACGGCGATCCACACGACCTACCCCGAGTACCTGCGTGACGACCTGCAGGACCGGATCTTCCACGAGGACGAGAACCCGTTCCTCGCCGACCAGTTCAACCACATCGACGGCGGCGAGGAGGAGCGACAGGAGGTCGCCGACGAGGGGCCGGCGATCATCCTCTCGACCTCCGGGATGGTCACCGGCGGCCCGATCATGTCGTGGCTGCGCCACCTCGGCAGCGACCCCGACTCGACGCTCACCTTCGTCGGCTACCAGGCACAGGGGACGCTCGGTCGCCGTATCCAGAACGGTTGGGACGAGATCCCGGTGTCTGACTTCGGCTCGGACCGCTCGGGCCGCGGGTCGACGCTCACCCTGGAGATGGACGTGAACACCGTCGACGGCTTCTCCGGCCACGCCGACCGTGAGGGCCTGATGAACTTCGTCCGGAACATGAGCCCGCGCCCGGAGAAGGTGCTCTGTGTCCACGGCGACGAGAGTTCGGTGCAGGACTTCTCCTCGGCGCTCTACCACGAGTTCAACATGCGCACGTTCGCGCCGAAGAACCTCGAAACGTTCCGCTTCAAGTGA
- a CDS encoding endonuclease III domain-containing protein → MTDGVDERPDEPAENISGGPGGGGEHIEGEVDDPRPTEGDADTDDGAPATRAEAVVDELGEMYWQKAYGGQAAFECLVRTILSQNTSDKASQPAHDSLMARYGEGADLAESLAAAEQDELAETISSAGLYNQKSETIIRLAGRVVDEYGSADAFDRFVKSEAPDEVRNTLLEMKGVGPKTADCVLLFAGGRNGVFPVDTHVHRIARRMGLAPADADHEEVREAIEAAVPPEKCGFGHTAMIQFGREYCTARKPACLDGPEACPLVEYCDQVGIDELSGEVVDPADVVADD, encoded by the coding sequence ATGACCGACGGCGTCGACGAGCGACCCGACGAGCCGGCGGAGAACATCAGCGGCGGCCCGGGCGGGGGCGGCGAGCACATCGAGGGCGAGGTCGATGACCCGCGGCCCACGGAGGGCGACGCCGACACCGACGACGGCGCGCCCGCGACTCGCGCGGAGGCCGTCGTCGACGAACTCGGCGAGATGTACTGGCAGAAGGCCTACGGCGGACAGGCCGCCTTCGAGTGTCTCGTGCGGACGATCCTGAGCCAGAACACGAGCGACAAGGCGAGCCAGCCGGCCCACGACAGCCTGATGGCGCGGTATGGAGAGGGCGCTGACCTCGCGGAGTCGCTCGCCGCCGCCGAGCAGGACGAACTGGCCGAGACGATCTCCTCGGCCGGCCTCTACAACCAGAAGTCCGAGACGATCATCCGCCTCGCCGGGCGCGTCGTCGACGAGTACGGTAGTGCAGACGCCTTCGACCGCTTCGTGAAGTCCGAAGCGCCCGATGAGGTTCGGAACACCCTGCTGGAGATGAAGGGCGTCGGCCCGAAGACCGCCGACTGCGTGCTGCTGTTCGCGGGCGGCCGCAACGGCGTCTTCCCCGTCGACACCCACGTCCACCGCATCGCGCGCCGGATGGGGCTCGCGCCCGCGGACGCCGACCACGAAGAGGTACGGGAAGCGATTGAGGCGGCGGTACCACCGGAGAAGTGCGGCTTCGGCCACACGGCGATGATCCAGTTCGGCCGGGAGTACTGTACCGCCCGGAAGCCGGCCTGCCTCGACGGCCCGGAGGCGTGCCCGCTGGTGGAGTACTGCGACCAAGTCGGCATCGACGAACTGTCGGGCGAGGTCGTGGACCCGGCCGACGTCGTCGCGGACGACTGA
- a CDS encoding DUF371 domain-containing protein, which produces MSETETTDDGAAARIERVRARGHEHVSGEHASTVELTSDDWLTPAGDCIVGIEADTTPAEFDDEFVAACQSESATITAEFAVETDDGTLTDTLTARGDPELTFEGDRSLVGRTSEYVDDRTVFVGADGAAADLDRDLIDALDEGAELRLTLRVEPGEN; this is translated from the coding sequence ATGAGCGAGACGGAGACGACGGACGACGGCGCCGCCGCCCGTATCGAGCGGGTTCGGGCACGCGGTCACGAACACGTCAGCGGCGAGCACGCGAGCACGGTCGAACTCACCAGCGACGACTGGCTCACCCCCGCCGGGGACTGCATCGTCGGTATCGAGGCCGACACCACGCCCGCCGAGTTCGACGACGAGTTCGTCGCAGCCTGTCAGTCCGAGTCGGCGACGATAACCGCCGAGTTCGCCGTCGAGACCGACGACGGAACGCTCACTGACACCCTCACTGCCCGCGGTGACCCGGAACTCACCTTCGAGGGCGACCGAAGCCTCGTCGGTCGGACGAGCGAGTACGTTGACGACCGGACCGTCTTCGTCGGCGCCGACGGCGCCGCCGCCGATCTGGACCGCGACCTGATCGACGCACTCGACGAGGGGGCGGAGCTGAGGCTCACGCTCCGCGTCGAGCCGGGGGAGAACTGA
- a CDS encoding coiled-coil protein, which produces MVTKEDVLQKYDVAALKDEDNVDLPDEKLESGSKGELIKLAGQLRDRRNDLNQLASERASKRDDLNAKTREKVDEAQEHREKRDELNEQVQEHKEKRNELNAEANELFDEVEDMKEDLELDDGKDAEQLREEIEDLEFRQQTEVLSAEDERELIEEIEEKREQLAEREEKVDQSGELEETVEEAEEVRSEASQHHQKVTELADKAQEHHNEMIEAYREADEIRDEADEMHELFVEAQEAADRHHEDFVRVQKRLRELDKEEEEERKDEREQKMEEEKEEAEEIYQKFKEGETLDTEDLMKLQKTGLL; this is translated from the coding sequence ATGGTAACGAAAGAGGACGTACTCCAGAAGTACGACGTGGCAGCACTGAAAGACGAAGACAACGTTGATCTCCCCGACGAGAAGCTGGAAAGCGGTTCGAAGGGCGAGCTGATCAAGCTCGCCGGCCAGCTTCGGGATCGGCGAAACGACCTGAACCAGCTCGCATCCGAGCGAGCCTCCAAGCGTGACGACCTGAACGCGAAGACCCGCGAGAAGGTCGACGAGGCTCAGGAGCACCGCGAGAAGCGCGACGAGCTCAACGAGCAGGTCCAGGAGCACAAGGAGAAGCGAAACGAGCTCAACGCCGAGGCGAACGAGCTGTTCGACGAGGTCGAGGATATGAAGGAGGACCTCGAACTCGACGACGGCAAGGACGCCGAGCAGCTCCGTGAGGAGATCGAGGACCTCGAGTTCCGCCAGCAGACCGAGGTGCTCTCCGCGGAGGACGAGCGCGAACTCATCGAGGAGATCGAGGAGAAGCGCGAGCAGCTCGCCGAGCGCGAGGAGAAGGTCGACCAGAGCGGCGAGCTCGAGGAGACCGTCGAGGAGGCCGAGGAAGTCCGCTCCGAGGCGAGCCAGCACCACCAGAAGGTGACTGAGCTGGCCGACAAGGCCCAGGAGCACCACAACGAGATGATCGAGGCCTACCGGGAGGCCGACGAGATCCGTGACGAGGCCGACGAGATGCACGAGCTGTTCGTCGAGGCCCAGGAGGCGGCCGACCGCCACCACGAGGACTTCGTCCGCGTCCAGAAGCGCCTGCGCGAACTGGACAAGGAAGAAGAGGAAGAGCGCAAGGACGAGCGCGAGCAGAAGATGGAAGAGGAGAAGGAGGAAGCCGAGGAGATCTACCAGAAGTTCAAGGAAGGCGAGACCCTCGACACCGAGGACCTGATGAAGCTGCAGAAGACCGGCCTGCTGTAA
- the sppA gene encoding signal peptide peptidase SppA — protein MSDTTDQFGRLFVVVAGTLLALAAGWLLFVEYAGDLADILGILLALTLGGIALRIAAGIAESQFPSYNVAEVGVEGPITRDGGGSRPIPTGPVGATADEIADQIDAADDDPAVDALLVKLNTPGGEIVPSEDIRNAAADFDGPTVAYATDVCASGGYWIAAGCDEIWAREPSLVGSIGVIGSRPNLAGLADRLGVSYEQFTAGEYKDAGTPLKEIEEHERQYLQDMIDESYDQFVERVAEGRGLAEEAIRDTEARVYHGEAALELGLVDEIGTREDVTDRVEERLGEEVSVREFSPHRGPLARVGMGARSLAYAFGAGLASRVDADGLGFDLRT, from the coding sequence ATGTCTGACACGACCGACCAGTTCGGGCGGCTGTTCGTCGTCGTCGCGGGGACGCTCCTCGCGCTCGCCGCCGGCTGGCTGCTGTTCGTCGAGTATGCGGGTGACCTCGCGGACATCCTCGGCATCCTCCTCGCGCTCACGCTCGGCGGTATCGCCCTCAGGATCGCGGCCGGGATCGCCGAGAGCCAGTTCCCGAGCTACAACGTCGCGGAAGTCGGAGTCGAGGGGCCGATCACCCGTGACGGCGGCGGGAGCCGACCGATTCCGACGGGTCCGGTCGGCGCGACCGCCGACGAGATCGCCGACCAGATCGACGCGGCCGACGACGACCCCGCCGTCGACGCGCTGTTGGTCAAACTCAACACGCCCGGCGGCGAGATCGTCCCCAGCGAGGACATCCGCAACGCCGCGGCCGACTTCGACGGCCCGACCGTCGCCTACGCGACCGACGTCTGTGCGAGCGGTGGCTACTGGATCGCCGCCGGCTGCGACGAGATATGGGCCCGCGAGCCCTCGCTGGTGGGCTCGATCGGCGTGATCGGCTCCCGGCCCAACCTCGCCGGCCTCGCCGACCGGCTCGGGGTCAGCTACGAGCAGTTCACCGCCGGCGAGTACAAGGACGCCGGCACGCCGCTGAAAGAGATCGAGGAGCACGAACGCCAGTACCTCCAGGACATGATCGACGAGAGCTACGACCAGTTCGTCGAACGCGTCGCCGAGGGCCGCGGGCTAGCCGAGGAAGCGATCCGTGACACCGAGGCTCGGGTCTACCACGGCGAGGCCGCGCTCGAACTGGGGCTGGTCGACGAGATCGGCACCCGTGAGGACGTAACCGATCGGGTCGAGGAACGACTCGGCGAAGAAGTCTCCGTCCGGGAGTTCTCCCCCCATCGCGGCCCGCTCGCTCGGGTCGGCATGGGTGCGCGATCACTGGCCTACGCGTTCGGCGCCGGCCTCGCCAGCCGCGTCGACGCCGACGGGCTGGGGTTCGATCTGCGGACGTGA